In the Quercus lobata isolate SW786 chromosome 5, ValleyOak3.0 Primary Assembly, whole genome shotgun sequence genome, one interval contains:
- the LOC115990911 gene encoding desiccation-related protein PCC13-62-like, giving the protein MALTSTNTVTITSILISFLFLPKFYSSEFTKGHLPVIISDVDLLEFPLNLEFLEAEFFLYGSLGYGLDKVAPNLTKGGPTPIGAKQANLDHFTQDIIKQFAFQEVGHLRAIQKIVKGFPRPLLDLSKESFAKVVDTAFGGKLTPPFDPYANGINFLLASYLIPYVGLTGYVGTIPKLKAPASRRLVAGLLAVESGQDAVIRAYLYEHAHEKVKPYGLTVAEFTHSFSELRDKLGHAGYKDEGLVVPLSKGAEGEVTGNVLAGDEDSVAFDRTAEEILRIVYATGNEHNPGGFYPKGGNGRIARYYLP; this is encoded by the exons atggcactgACTTCTACTAACACAGTCACCATCACCAGTATACTAATCTCCTTCCTCTTCCTTCCCAAATTTTATTCTTCTGAATTCACCAAAGGCCATTTACCAGTAATAATATCGGATGTAGATCTTTTGGAATTTCCTCTAAATTTAGAGTTCTTAGaagctgaattttttttgtatggcTCTTTAGGTTATGGTTTAGATAAAGTTGCACCAAATTTAACCAAGGGAGGTCCAACACCCATTGGCGCTAAACAGGCAAATCTGGATCATTTTACTCAGGATATTATCAAGCAATTTGCTTTCCAAGAAGTTGGACACTTGAG GGCCATTCAAAAAATAGTTAAAGGATTCCCAAGACCGTTATTGGATTTAAGTAAAGAATCATTTGCAAAAGTGGTTGACACTGCATTTGGGGGAAAATTGACCCCACCTTTTGATCCTTATGCCAATGGAATCAACTTCCTTCTTGCATCTTATCTTATTCCTTATGTTGGACTCACTGGCTATGTTGGAACAATTCCAAAACTCAAAGCCCCTGCTTCCAGAAGG ctTGTTGCAGGCCTTTTAGCTGTGGAATCAGGTCAGGATGCAGTTATTCGAGCATACCTATACGAGCATGCACATGAGAAAGTGAAACCATATGGACTAACTGTGGCAGAGTTTACACATAGCTTTTCAGAACTAAGGGATAAGCTTGGACATGCAGGTTACAAAGATGAAGGCCTTGTGGTTCCCCTAAGTAAAGGTGCAGAGGGAGAGGTCACGGGAAATGTGCTTGCTGGAGATGAAGACTCTGTTGCATTTGATAGGACCGCAGAAGAGATATTGAGGATTGTGTATGCCACCGGTAATGAGCACAATCCTGGTGGGTTCTATCCAAAAGGAGGCAATGGTCGCATTGCTAGATATTATCTACCTTAA